The following proteins are encoded in a genomic region of Chitinophagales bacterium:
- a CDS encoding gliding motility-associated C-terminal domain-containing protein codes for MKWLQVLILSAFFNSLSYGQNGGVWTWIHGDTILGVKNYGVKGVPSPSNLPPGRYHPAFWQDKNGKFWIFSGSPAPSDMWMYDPLTNVWTWMSGDSTQTNGVYGTKGVPSTSNYPKWRGWGASCWTDSIGDLWMFGGSGCNDLWRYHIPTNEWTWMSGDNPNTGLTTGRNYGTKGVSSTSNFPGTRAECKSNWVYHNELIFFGGSSFNDVWSYSISGNVWTWIGGNNASSTPNYGTMGVSSPSNNPPGANHTYTRWKSGSKLFVFSFGSKNDVWSFDMNNKQFTWELGQNPSSNTGIPPPANCVVGGYFPKARGENHTVQTTDCNRAFWTYGGGDCDLWLYRLTTNDWMRVSKNSNSNCRPIYGSKGITNPLNHPGNKYGFPMWTDDNNNLYIFSGHIGSNDLWRFEPDIACIGTVLNARSIYKPNKTSICTSNDSVVLTLDTILYNVTWNPTSNVTVNADTSRLVFKSSIKTDYMVTAFGGKCTAIDTLRFTVNMGSHTFDTLIDTTCLIGKYPFSQSGIYDYVIRNASGCDSNIRLQLTMRNNIDTTKAEICKGSTYLFQGSNYSTTGIYQKNYKNQYNCDSTKVLVLKVNNPDTVYVKQTICMGDTFTYRGNKYTASGNYNFASGCGMDVLSLWVRPKDSFVIFDTFCTGDTFKYQAHRYNSAGTYSHKYTNSDGCDSFMVFNLHVKTKTSDTIRIDSIIFENLCSINNKRIYIFPLNTDFKNKYSRDFGYNYQPASIFYNLIAGTYPIRIKRGCAFLDTPVTLPYRERDTSVINDETCELFPYYFNGKYITKTGVYWDTFTNVYQCDSFIKLNLIVHKTDSSTIRDTICRGDTVIFDGIPRAVAGVYYQRIKLFEGCDSTVKFILSVKRRDTMIHNRSICQGDTLNFAGNRYTEAGSYKLSYINKHGCDSFVHLNLTIKRRDTFSFNDTICRGSSKLFEGIAHKISGNFVYKLTNREGCDSFRILNLVVQRQDTHTLKYAKCIDDSVIHGGVTYKTTGIHNKLYKNIFNCDSLVILDLKFSNFEIETITKSICPGDSYEGYKLVGTHHDTIKRKGKCDSIRELILSHTPIPITKLSPSICKTKVYTYRSKSYSQAGVYYDTILTSRNCDSIIEIGLTVFDTSFSTLHYSICKNETYLFNNQYLSQPGIYKDTSVNHLGCDSFIYLTLGYRPPIYDSVRVEKCFGESYRGYTKTGTYRDTIQTAIGCDSILKINLKILAGPYPFEQKLEDCKSILFKNKLYTNSILIHDTLYNKLSCDSVYRKTNILIRPKPQKGPLEYLTFCDSIRMSDGKVYRFNFSYQDTIKTKDALACDSLYLPKQLEKKTRVNLTISVIPKFDEYFKGEKVELTTYPAKKLFWTTGDTIAKIKLVLNEDQMIEVIGWDSEECKDTAAISLRVIEPGLLDIPNAFAPSGMPENRIFKPNFKGMVEITRFEIYNRWGEKIYSTNTKDNIGWDGTYKGEDVPSGLFSYLLEYKVNRHTFFKSGEVLLVR; via the coding sequence ATGAAATGGCTACAAGTCCTTATTCTCAGTGCATTTTTTAATAGCCTCAGCTATGGACAAAATGGTGGTGTGTGGACTTGGATTCATGGTGATACAATTCTAGGAGTGAAAAACTATGGGGTTAAAGGAGTGCCATCTCCAAGTAACTTACCCCCTGGTAGATATCATCCTGCATTTTGGCAAGATAAAAATGGTAAGTTCTGGATCTTTAGTGGTTCGCCAGCCCCTTCTGATATGTGGATGTATGACCCTTTAACGAATGTATGGACATGGATGAGTGGCGATTCTACCCAAACAAATGGTGTTTACGGTACTAAAGGAGTACCATCCACTAGCAACTATCCAAAATGGAGAGGGTGGGGTGCAAGCTGCTGGACAGATAGTATAGGTGATTTGTGGATGTTTGGTGGTTCAGGCTGTAATGACTTATGGCGATATCATATTCCTACCAATGAATGGACATGGATGAGCGGAGACAATCCAAATACAGGGCTTACTACTGGTAGAAATTATGGAACTAAAGGTGTATCATCTACCTCAAATTTTCCTGGTACACGAGCAGAATGTAAGTCAAACTGGGTATATCATAATGAGCTTATTTTTTTTGGAGGTAGTAGTTTCAATGATGTGTGGTCATATTCTATATCAGGGAATGTATGGACGTGGATTGGTGGCAATAATGCTAGTTCTACTCCTAATTATGGTACTATGGGGGTCTCAAGTCCTTCTAACAATCCACCTGGAGCAAATCATACCTATACACGTTGGAAATCTGGAAGTAAATTGTTTGTTTTTTCTTTTGGTTCTAAAAATGATGTTTGGAGTTTTGATATGAACAATAAACAGTTTACATGGGAATTGGGACAAAACCCATCTTCCAATACTGGTATTCCACCACCAGCAAATTGCGTTGTAGGAGGATATTTCCCTAAAGCCAGGGGTGAAAATCATACAGTTCAAACTACAGATTGCAATAGAGCTTTCTGGACATACGGTGGAGGTGATTGTGATTTATGGCTATATAGGCTAACTACTAATGATTGGATGAGGGTTAGTAAAAATTCTAATTCAAATTGTCGACCAATATACGGCTCGAAAGGTATTACGAATCCTTTAAATCATCCTGGAAATAAATATGGTTTCCCGATGTGGACAGACGACAATAATAATTTATATATTTTTAGTGGTCATATAGGGTCTAATGATTTATGGAGGTTTGAGCCCGATATTGCTTGTATAGGAACAGTGCTCAATGCTAGATCAATTTATAAACCTAACAAAACCTCAATTTGCACTTCTAATGATTCTGTAGTATTAACTCTAGACACCATTCTATATAATGTTACCTGGAATCCCACAAGCAATGTGACAGTTAATGCAGACACTTCACGTTTAGTGTTTAAATCTAGTATTAAGACTGACTATATGGTCACTGCCTTCGGCGGCAAGTGTACAGCCATTGATACTTTGCGATTTACTGTGAATATGGGTAGTCATACCTTTGATACCTTAATAGATACAACCTGCCTTATCGGCAAATACCCATTTAGTCAAAGTGGAATTTATGACTATGTTATTCGGAACGCTAGCGGTTGTGATAGCAATATCCGTCTTCAGCTTACTATGAGAAATAATATTGATACCACCAAGGCGGAGATATGCAAAGGAAGTACTTATTTATTTCAAGGTAGCAATTATTCTACAACGGGGATATATCAAAAAAACTATAAAAATCAGTATAACTGCGATAGCACCAAAGTGCTTGTATTGAAGGTAAATAATCCGGATACAGTCTATGTCAAACAAACTATATGCATGGGTGATACGTTTACCTATCGTGGAAATAAATACACTGCTTCTGGAAACTACAATTTTGCAAGTGGTTGTGGAATGGATGTATTGTCTTTATGGGTAAGACCTAAAGATTCATTTGTGATCTTCGATACCTTCTGTACTGGAGATACGTTTAAATATCAAGCGCATCGCTATAATAGCGCAGGAACATACTCGCACAAATATACCAACTCTGATGGCTGTGATAGCTTTATGGTATTTAATCTACATGTAAAAACCAAGACCAGTGATACCATACGCATAGACTCCATTATATTCGAAAATCTCTGTTCTATTAATAATAAACGTATTTATATTTTCCCATTAAATACAGATTTCAAAAATAAATATTCTCGTGATTTCGGATATAATTATCAGCCAGCTAGTATTTTCTATAATCTGATTGCTGGTACTTATCCTATTCGTATTAAGCGAGGTTGTGCCTTCCTTGACACTCCTGTTACACTGCCTTATAGGGAAAGAGACACCTCTGTCATCAATGATGAAACTTGTGAACTTTTTCCATATTATTTTAATGGAAAATACATCACGAAAACAGGAGTCTATTGGGATACTTTTACCAATGTTTATCAATGTGATAGTTTTATTAAGTTAAATTTAATTGTTCACAAGACGGATTCATCAACTATTCGTGATACGATATGTAGAGGAGATACGGTAATATTTGATGGAATACCAAGAGCAGTGGCTGGGGTATATTACCAGCGTATCAAACTCTTCGAAGGCTGCGATAGCACAGTTAAATTTATACTCTCTGTCAAGCGCCGTGATACCATGATTCATAATCGAAGCATCTGCCAGGGCGATACCTTAAATTTTGCTGGCAACAGATATACTGAAGCTGGTAGCTACAAATTAAGCTATATAAATAAACATGGCTGCGATAGCTTTGTTCACCTAAATCTTACAATCAAGCGTCGTGATACTTTTTCTTTTAATGACACCATTTGCCGAGGTAGTAGTAAATTGTTTGAAGGAATTGCCCATAAGATTAGCGGAAATTTTGTATATAAACTGACGAATCGTGAAGGATGTGATAGCTTTAGAATATTAAATTTAGTGGTGCAGCGCCAAGATACCCATACGTTGAAGTATGCTAAATGTATCGATGACTCTGTTATTCATGGAGGTGTCACCTATAAAACAACAGGAATTCACAACAAGCTTTATAAAAATATCTTCAACTGTGACAGTTTAGTCATTCTCGATTTGAAGTTTTCTAATTTTGAAATTGAAACTATAACTAAAAGTATATGTCCTGGGGATAGTTATGAAGGATATAAATTAGTGGGAACCCATCACGATACTATCAAACGCAAGGGTAAATGTGATTCTATCAGAGAATTGATTTTATCACACACACCTATCCCTATTACCAAGCTGTCGCCGAGTATATGTAAGACGAAAGTATATACCTATAGGAGTAAGTCTTATTCTCAAGCTGGAGTTTACTATGATACGATTTTGACTTCACGAAACTGTGATAGTATTATTGAAATAGGTTTAACCGTATTCGATACGAGTTTTTCTACTTTACATTATTCCATTTGCAAAAATGAAACCTATTTATTCAACAATCAATATCTCAGCCAGCCTGGGATATATAAAGATACCTCAGTAAATCATCTTGGCTGCGATAGCTTTATTTATCTAACTTTAGGATATAGACCGCCAATATATGATTCAGTGAGAGTGGAGAAATGTTTTGGAGAAAGCTACAGAGGATATACTAAGACAGGAACTTATAGAGATACTATTCAAACAGCAATCGGCTGCGATAGTATTTTGAAAATAAATTTGAAGATACTGGCAGGACCATATCCATTTGAACAAAAGCTGGAGGATTGTAAATCGATACTGTTTAAAAACAAACTGTACACCAATTCAATTTTGATACATGATACACTCTATAATAAACTGAGTTGCGACTCCGTTTATCGTAAAACGAACATTCTAATAAGACCTAAACCACAGAAAGGACCATTGGAATACCTCACTTTCTGTGACTCTATTCGTATGTCGGATGGCAAGGTCTATCGATTCAATTTTAGCTATCAGGATACGATAAAAACTAAAGATGCTCTGGCTTGTGATAGTTTATATCTGCCCAAACAATTAGAAAAAAAGACTAGAGTCAATCTCACTATTTCGGTTATTCCTAAGTTTGATGAGTATTTCAAAGGTGAGAAAGTGGAACTTACTACCTATCCAGCTAAAAAGCTTTTCTGGACAACGGGCGATACCATAGCTAAAATTAAATTAGTATTAAATGAAGATCAAATGATAGAAGTGATAGGTTGGGATAGTGAAGAGTGTAAGGATACCGCAGCTATTTCGCTTCGTGTGATAGAACCAGGTCTTCTCGACATCCCCAATGCTTTCGCACCAAGTGGTATGCCAGAAAATAGAATATTCAAACCTAATTTTAAAGGTATGGTAGAAATCACGCGTTTTGAAATCTACAATCGATGGGGTGAGAAAATTTATAGCACCAATACCAAAGATAATATTGGCTGGGATGGCACCTACAAAGGCGAAGATGTCCCAAGTGGACTATTCTCTTACTTACTAGAGTACAAAGTCAATCGTCATACCTTTTTCAAATCTGGGGAAGTGCTGTTGGTGAGGTAG
- a CDS encoding TonB-dependent receptor, whose product MSKKLIAVISFSLVFIQLIPQGSKKLPEVHVQGNKNSVIIQSSNQDFLILEGKKNETILLDNVISNKATNNIRQAMAKVPGLNYWETDGSGIQIGISTRGLNPNRSWEFNTRQNGYDISSDVFGYPEAYYNPPLEAVDRIEIIRGSGSLQYGPQFGGMVNYILKRNINNKPLAFEGTITAGSYGMVSLYTALSGNTKKWNYYFYNHMRKGDGWRDNGYYDIRNSHGFLQYKFNEKSNISFELTNMNYQNQIGGGLTDAAFKENWRQSNRARNWFGTPWTIANIQYNSKFSDNYNMQISAFGLWGERNSVGFLAAANVVDAVNPLTGLQANRQIDRDFYRNFGIEWRNRITYKINHRTQDLSLGIRAYTAHTDRNQRGRGTTGADFDLTELNGYFPLALDFNTKNMAAFAENTFHISDKFSVTPGVRYEFIESTMTGRLNKTATAETMAPNTEITRNVLLGGLSFQYKNCEKWSIYGSATQAFRPVLFSELVPPATTDVIDPDLKDNSGWNIDLGFRGNIDGVFKYDVSGFYLLYNNKIGTVRKFINDNPALASYQYRTNLGQAIHRGIESFIEIDVTKFLKQDQGFGRMSVYNSAAYIDAYYTDFKTYSVTGTAPNVKITETNLKGNEVEYAPRWIVSTGINYSYKRFGIQVQSRTTSDFFTDASNTEAANAAATAGKIEGYTVLDLSAQYKVNGKYNLGFGINNLNDKNYATRRAGGYPGPGLIPGEGRTWYVSFGVKM is encoded by the coding sequence ATGTCAAAAAAACTAATTGCGGTCATATCCTTCTCTTTAGTTTTTATCCAATTAATCCCACAAGGAAGTAAGAAGCTTCCAGAAGTTCATGTTCAAGGCAATAAAAATTCTGTGATTATTCAGTCGAGTAATCAAGATTTTCTCATTCTCGAAGGCAAGAAAAATGAAACTATTTTATTAGATAATGTGATATCCAATAAGGCTACAAATAATATCCGACAAGCCATGGCCAAGGTTCCTGGATTGAATTATTGGGAAACGGATGGTTCGGGAATACAAATAGGTATTTCTACCAGAGGTCTCAACCCCAATAGAAGCTGGGAATTTAATACCCGACAAAATGGCTATGATATATCATCTGATGTTTTTGGGTATCCAGAAGCATACTACAATCCTCCACTAGAGGCAGTAGATAGAATAGAAATCATACGTGGTAGTGGCTCGCTCCAGTATGGTCCACAGTTTGGAGGGATGGTAAATTATATTCTGAAGCGAAATATCAACAATAAACCTCTTGCATTTGAGGGTACAATCACAGCTGGTAGTTATGGTATGGTTAGTCTCTATACTGCACTAAGTGGCAACACTAAAAAATGGAATTACTATTTCTACAATCATATGCGCAAAGGTGATGGCTGGCGCGATAATGGTTATTATGATATCCGCAATTCACATGGATTTTTACAATACAAGTTTAATGAAAAATCGAATATTTCTTTTGAGCTTACGAATATGAACTATCAGAATCAAATAGGTGGAGGATTGACAGATGCTGCGTTTAAAGAAAACTGGAGACAATCTAATAGAGCGAGAAACTGGTTTGGTACACCGTGGACGATAGCGAATATTCAGTATAATAGTAAGTTTAGTGATAACTATAATATGCAAATTTCAGCATTCGGATTATGGGGCGAGCGAAATAGTGTAGGTTTCTTGGCAGCAGCAAATGTAGTAGATGCCGTCAATCCTTTAACAGGGTTACAAGCGAATAGACAAATTGATAGAGATTTTTATAGAAATTTCGGTATAGAGTGGAGAAATAGAATTACGTATAAAATTAACCATCGAACTCAAGATTTATCATTGGGAATTCGTGCATATACAGCCCATACCGATAGAAACCAAAGAGGACGAGGCACTACAGGAGCAGATTTTGACCTCACAGAACTCAACGGTTATTTTCCCTTAGCTCTCGACTTTAATACCAAGAATATGGCAGCTTTTGCAGAAAATACTTTTCATATATCAGATAAATTTTCAGTGACACCGGGGGTGCGTTATGAATTTATAGAAAGCACCATGACTGGCCGCTTGAATAAAACGGCGACAGCTGAGACTATGGCTCCGAATACGGAGATTACTAGAAATGTATTGTTAGGTGGCCTGAGTTTTCAGTACAAAAACTGTGAAAAATGGAGCATATATGGCTCTGCGACGCAGGCATTTCGCCCTGTACTATTTAGCGAATTGGTGCCACCTGCGACCACTGACGTCATAGACCCCGATCTCAAAGACAATAGTGGATGGAATATTGACTTAGGTTTTAGAGGCAATATCGATGGTGTATTCAAATATGACGTAAGTGGTTTTTACTTGTTGTACAATAATAAAATAGGTACGGTTAGAAAATTCATAAATGACAACCCTGCGCTGGCTAGCTATCAGTATCGAACCAACCTCGGTCAAGCTATTCATAGAGGTATTGAAAGTTTTATTGAAATCGATGTAACTAAATTTTTGAAACAAGATCAAGGATTTGGTCGCATGAGTGTATATAATAGTGCAGCCTATATCGATGCGTACTACACAGATTTCAAAACCTATTCTGTTACAGGTACTGCTCCCAATGTAAAAATTACAGAGACCAACCTCAAAGGAAATGAGGTAGAGTATGCACCTCGCTGGATAGTAAGTACAGGTATCAACTACAGTTACAAACGATTTGGAATTCAAGTTCAGAGTCGCACTACGAGTGATTTCTTCACGGATGCATCTAATACCGAAGCGGCAAATGCTGCTGCCACAGCAGGAAAAATTGAAGGATATACCGTTCTAGATCTTTCGGCACAATATAAAGTCAATGGAAAATATAACCTAGGATTCGGCATCAATAATCTCAATGATAAAAACTATGCTACTCGTCGTGCAGGAGGCTATCCAGGTCCAGGCTTGATTCCTGGGGAAGGTAGAACATGGTATGTGAGTTTTGGGGTGAAAATGTAG
- a CDS encoding DUF1016 family protein codes for MEIKKDLLIQIKDIVLNAQSKAIRAVDFERVLMYWQIGQVIFVEEQQGNDRADYGKYLIKSISDTFQPQFGSGFSVRQLEMNRQFYRMFPNTNALRSQFTWTHFRNLIRIENQNKRDFYIAEAEKNNWTARQLERQINSQLFERLLISNDVESVLAVAREEKLPTDAKEIIKDPMVLEFLGLKREATYYEKDLESAIISHLNDFLLEIGNGFSFVARQKRIHIDGDEFFIDLVFYNRLLQCFVIIEIKTNKLKHEDIGQLQMYVNYYDRNEKQDFENPTIGILLCADKNNAMVKYTLPTDNKTIITSKYQLYLPSEQQLIAELKKEIEKIDNQIL; via the coding sequence ATGGAAATTAAAAAAGATTTATTAATACAAATTAAAGATATTGTCCTAAACGCACAGTCAAAGGCGATTCGAGCTGTTGATTTTGAGCGTGTACTAATGTATTGGCAAATAGGACAAGTTATATTTGTAGAAGAGCAACAGGGCAATGATAGAGCAGATTATGGCAAATACTTAATAAAATCTATTTCTGACACCTTCCAACCTCAATTTGGTTCAGGTTTTTCAGTGCGTCAACTTGAGATGAATAGGCAGTTTTATCGTATGTTTCCAAATACGAACGCACTGCGTTCGCAATTTACATGGACACATTTTCGGAATCTTATACGTATTGAAAATCAAAATAAAAGAGACTTCTACATAGCCGAAGCAGAGAAAAATAACTGGACGGCTAGACAATTGGAGCGACAAATAAATAGCCAATTATTTGAACGTCTATTAATAAGCAACGATGTAGAATCCGTATTAGCGGTAGCAAGAGAAGAAAAATTGCCTACGGATGCAAAAGAAATAATTAAAGACCCTATGGTTCTTGAGTTTCTAGGTCTCAAAAGAGAAGCAACCTATTATGAAAAAGATCTAGAATCTGCTATCATAAGTCACTTGAACGACTTTTTGCTTGAAATTGGTAATGGATTTTCTTTTGTAGCTAGGCAAAAAAGAATTCATATAGACGGAGATGAGTTTTTTATTGACTTGGTTTTCTATAACAGATTACTACAATGTTTTGTAATTATAGAAATTAAAACTAATAAACTAAAACATGAAGATATAGGTCAGCTGCAAATGTATGTCAATTATTATGACCGCAATGAAAAGCAAGATTTTGAAAATCCAACGATAGGTATATTACTATGTGCGGACAAAAATAATGCTATGGTAAAATATACCCTACCTACAGATAATAAAACGATTATAACTAGTAAATACCAGTTATACTTGCCATCAGAGCAGCAATTAATCGCTGAGCTGAAAAAGGAAATTGAAAAAATTGACAATCAGATACTTTAA
- the ruvB gene encoding Holliday junction branch migration DNA helicase RuvB, translating into MDINPRKDIELNIDDKEIDKALRPKRLRDFSGQDTSIQNLEIFIEAAKRRGDALDHVLLHGPPGLGKTTLSNIIALELGVNIKITSGPVLEKPGDLAGLLTNLEEGDVLFIDEIHRLSPVVEEYLYSAMEDYKIDIMIDTGPNARSVQIALNPFTLIGATTRSGLLTSPLRARFGITLRMEYYTLDVLAGIVRRSSQLLQTEIEKKASIEVARRSRGTPRIANLLLKRVRDFAQIKGNGTIDYEISKFALDALKVDEYGLDEMDNRILTTLIDKFNGGPVGLNTISTAVGEEPGTIEEVYEPFLIQEGFLNRTARGREATERAYTHLGKMPPNKVNTLFDS; encoded by the coding sequence ATGGACATTAATCCTCGAAAAGACATCGAACTCAATATTGATGATAAAGAAATCGACAAAGCTCTCCGCCCTAAACGCTTGCGTGATTTCTCTGGGCAAGATACATCTATTCAAAATTTAGAAATTTTCATTGAAGCTGCCAAGCGTCGAGGTGATGCCCTCGATCATGTCCTGCTACATGGCCCTCCGGGACTAGGCAAGACTACCTTGAGTAATATAATTGCATTAGAATTAGGAGTCAATATCAAAATTACTTCTGGACCCGTTTTGGAAAAACCAGGTGATTTGGCAGGTTTACTGACCAATCTCGAAGAAGGCGATGTCTTATTTATCGATGAAATTCATCGTTTAAGTCCTGTAGTCGAAGAATATTTGTATTCCGCTATGGAAGATTATAAAATAGATATTATGATCGATACGGGACCTAATGCGCGCAGTGTGCAGATTGCCTTAAATCCATTTACACTCATAGGAGCTACCACTCGTTCAGGTTTATTGACTTCGCCTTTGCGAGCTAGATTTGGTATTACCCTGCGTATGGAGTACTATACTTTAGATGTGCTAGCTGGCATAGTAAGACGGTCATCGCAGCTCTTACAAACGGAAATAGAAAAAAAAGCCTCTATCGAGGTAGCTCGCCGCAGTCGTGGGACACCAAGAATTGCAAATCTTTTGCTCAAACGTGTTCGAGATTTTGCTCAGATAAAAGGTAACGGTACGATAGATTATGAAATCTCCAAGTTCGCCTTAGATGCGCTCAAAGTAGATGAATATGGCTTGGACGAAATGGACAATCGAATTCTTACGACATTAATAGATAAATTCAATGGAGGCCCTGTAGGTCTAAATACCATATCCACTGCTGTAGGAGAGGAACCCGGAACAATTGAAGAAGTGTATGAACCTTTTCTCATTCAAGAAGGATTTCTCAATAGAACGGCACGAGGACGAGAAGCCACAGAGAGGGCCTATACCCATTTAGGTAAAATGCCACCGAATAAAGTGAATACCTTGTTTGATAGCTAA
- a CDS encoding nucleoside phosphorylase produces MLPHSELILNPDGSIYHLHLLPEDIAHKIILVGDPDRVTSVSKHFDSIRVKKQKREFVTHTGNYKDKEITVISTGIGTDNIDIVLNELDALVNINLTNRVIKEKLTSLEIVRVGTSGSIQSSIDVDSFLASEFAIGMDGMMNAYEYENRADEQEINLDFSDYLFEQEIDLCLPYCFGAHTNMLKKFSELKKGITLTHNGFYAPQGRQLRAERAYPNYIDMMADFKSKYGKITNFEMETASNYGLASVLGHKAISLNLILANRPKGLFSSQYKEKMDELIQLALEKI; encoded by the coding sequence ATGCTCCCACACTCCGAACTTATTCTTAACCCCGATGGCAGTATTTACCACCTCCATCTTTTACCTGAAGATATTGCTCACAAAATCATCCTTGTCGGTGATCCTGATCGTGTAACGTCTGTTTCTAAACATTTTGATTCTATTCGAGTTAAAAAACAAAAACGTGAATTTGTTACCCACACGGGAAACTATAAGGATAAAGAAATAACGGTTATCTCGACAGGCATAGGTACTGATAATATTGATATTGTTCTCAACGAACTCGATGCGCTGGTCAATATTAATTTGACGAATAGAGTGATAAAAGAAAAGTTAACGAGTCTAGAAATTGTTCGAGTAGGCACTTCAGGAAGTATTCAATCCAGTATAGATGTGGATAGCTTTTTGGCTTCAGAGTTTGCTATCGGTATGGATGGCATGATGAATGCATATGAATATGAGAATAGAGCCGACGAGCAAGAAATTAATCTGGATTTTTCAGACTATCTTTTCGAACAGGAAATTGATTTATGTTTGCCATATTGCTTTGGAGCGCATACCAATATGTTGAAAAAATTTTCAGAATTGAAGAAAGGAATTACCCTAACTCATAATGGTTTTTATGCTCCACAAGGTCGGCAACTTCGAGCTGAAAGAGCCTATCCAAACTATATTGATATGATGGCTGATTTTAAATCCAAGTATGGAAAAATTACCAACTTTGAAATGGAAACTGCTAGTAACTATGGTTTGGCTTCGGTATTGGGGCATAAAGCAATTTCGCTTAATCTCATTCTAGCCAATAGACCCAAAGGCCTGTTTAGTAGTCAATATAAAGAGAAAATGGATGAGTTGATTCAATTGGCATTAGAAAAAATATGA
- the ygiD gene encoding 4,5-DOPA dioxygenase extradiol — translation MNLTSLNSLESWSYSLPNTEKMPVLFLGHGSPMNAIEDNQFVRGFRDIAKTLPKPKAILCISAHWYIHGTKILSAAMPKTIHDFGGFPEKLFQVQYPAKGSPELAKEVNNLLGAKASLSDDWGLDHGAWSVLVHLYPKADIPVIQMSIDYTKSASYHFELAKLLRKLRDKGILIIGSGNIIHNLGMIDWPNIDKENHGYDWAREMRDKINQFILDRNFQSLIDYQKLGKAFQNGIPTPDHYLPLIYTLGLSKIKDEFQLFNDKMVAGSLSMTSLKIG, via the coding sequence ATGAATCTTACTTCGCTAAACTCATTGGAGTCTTGGTCCTATTCTCTTCCTAATACTGAAAAAATGCCTGTTTTATTTCTCGGTCATGGCAGTCCTATGAATGCCATTGAGGATAATCAATTCGTAAGAGGATTTCGAGATATAGCCAAGACCTTACCTAAGCCCAAAGCCATTCTATGTATATCAGCACATTGGTATATCCATGGTACTAAAATATTGTCGGCAGCTATGCCCAAAACAATCCATGATTTTGGAGGTTTTCCCGAAAAGTTGTTTCAAGTACAATACCCTGCCAAAGGCAGTCCCGAGCTAGCCAAAGAGGTAAACAATTTGCTAGGAGCTAAAGCTAGTTTGTCAGACGATTGGGGGCTGGATCATGGTGCTTGGTCAGTATTGGTTCACTTGTACCCCAAGGCAGATATTCCTGTCATACAAATGAGTATAGATTATACCAAGTCTGCGAGTTATCATTTTGAATTGGCAAAACTATTGCGCAAGTTAAGAGACAAGGGCATTCTCATCATTGGGAGTGGAAATATCATTCATAATCTAGGTATGATCGATTGGCCGAATATTGATAAAGAAAATCATGGCTATGATTGGGCGCGAGAAATGCGAGACAAGATAAATCAGTTTATTTTAGATAGAAATTTCCAATCCTTAATCGATTATCAAAAACTTGGCAAAGCCTTCCAAAATGGAATCCCCACTCCTGACCACTATTTACCTTTGATATATACCCTTGGTTTATCTAAAATTAAAGATGAGTTTCAACTTTTTAACGATAAAATGGTTGCAGGTTCCTTGAGTATGACCTCATTGAAAATTGGATAA